The following are from one region of the Ischnura elegans chromosome 12, ioIscEleg1.1, whole genome shotgun sequence genome:
- the LOC124169497 gene encoding uncharacterized protein LOC124169497 has translation MHRKKYISHSEDTTTTVLNSGAGNRRKRKLEEDENGKKTEAETGPSVSGCSKNDPSRALTQRLTEDDLRRLLSETDSSGEDEDLWEESAEDFHPEISDSEDESEDEDLGDSERDRTNISATDTIIETMAPNPSGTDRFCEMWKNEQPAITRMPFAGCPGLKESPAGNHPRNYFDLIANEAFYDLLVSETNRQAETLQSANVSPHARIAD, from the exons ATGCACAGGAAGAAATATATCTCCCATTCAGAAGATACCACCACAACCGTACTCAATTCTG GAGCAGGAAATAGGAGAAAGAGAAAGTTGGAAGAAGATGAAAATGGCAAGAAAACTGAAGCAGAAACAGGACCATCTGTCTCCG GATGTTCAAAGAATGATCCTTCGCGAGCCCTAACACAGAGATTGACCGAAGACGACTTGAGGAGGCTACTATCTGAGACAGATTCTTCGGGAGAAGATGAGGATTTATGGGAGGAAAGCGCGGAAGACTTCCACCCTGAAATCAGCGACAGCGAAGATGAGAGCGAGGACGAGGACCTTGGAGATTCTGAGCGTGACAGGACCAatatttctgcaactgataccaTCATTGAAACCATGGCACCAAACCCCTCAGGTACCGATAGATTTtgtgaaatgtggaaaaatgagCAGCCTGCTATCACACGGATGCCATTTGCTGGTTGTCCCGGGTTGAAGGAATCCCCTGCTGGCAATCACCCACGCAATTATTTTGACCTCATAGCCAATGAGGCATTTTACGACCTCTTGGTTTCAGAAACCAACAGGCAGGCTGAGACCCTTCAATCGGCAAATGTATCGCCACATGCCAGAATAGCCGACTAG